Proteins from a genomic interval of Scatophagus argus isolate fScaArg1 chromosome 6, fScaArg1.pri, whole genome shotgun sequence:
- the sid1 gene encoding secreted immunoglobulin domain 1, whose translation MMESVLVCLMLLSAGGVVRRHDAAALLVSTMRVRVGEDATLHCPLLAASNATTNTTVPSTLSWYKRTAEQGPQMLLSIRSNDSSNVKYGSGFSPEKVSATANGSLLLHASQRSDSAIYYCGITHGDERKGKVPEK comes from the exons ATGATGGAGTCTGTGCTGGTCTGTCTGATGTTGCTCTCCGCTGGCG GTGTCGTAAGGCGGCACGACGCCGCCGCCCTGCTGGTCTCCACGATGCGGGTGAGAGTCGGGGAGGACGCCACTCTgcactgccccctgctggcagCCTCCAACGCCACCACCAACACGACTGTCCCTTCCACCCTCAGCTGGTACAAGAGGACAGCGGAACAGGGTCCTCAGATGCTTCTTTCCATCAGGTCCAACGACAGCTCGAATGTGAAGTACGGCTCCGGTTTCAGTCCTGAGAAAGTCTCGGCCACCGCCAACGGCTCGCTGCTGCTGCACGCCTCCCAGCGGAGCGACTCGGCGATTTATTACTGCGGCATCACTCATGGAGACGAGCGGAAAGGCAAAGTCCCAGAGAAATGA
- the si:ch211-1a19.3 gene encoding uncharacterized protein si:ch211-1a19.3 → MAAASNSSQKVKNMVIALLALWSIISLIIIVVWATSPDLKSSAQCRAELQEVTEKMEGAKVVYNKNKVALEEMVEAEREERVRHKAEILVLLERLNTTNATLEECQQENVILNGNISVLQEKIEQLRQTEANLTAQLSLQEDQIEALQQNVTQTVLETMSCYNLNTAAKSHMLAAENQIKACEVGRQYLQKQLQKCKEVESEAPSQLQPQAATTRPSSPAVTASPLAGIPVLTLLVFSALHLIT, encoded by the exons ATGGCTGCCGCCTCCAACTCCTCGCAGAAGGTAAAGAACATGGTGATCGCCCTGCTGGCGCTCTGGTCCATCATCTCGCTCATCATCATCGTGGTGTGGGCGACGTCTCCAGACCTGAAGAGCTCGGCTCAGTGCCGCGCCGAGCTGCAGGAGGTGACGGAGAAGATGGAGGGGGCCAAGGTGGTGTATAACAAGAACAAAGTGGCTCTGGAGGAGATGGTGGAGGCAGAGCGGGAGGAGCGGGTTCGTCATAAAGCTGAGATCCTGGTGCTGCTGGAACGCCTCAACACCACCAACGCCACGCTGGAGGAGTGCCAGCAGGAGAAT GTCATCCTGAACGGGAACATCAGCGTCCTGCAGGAGAAGATCGAGCAGCTCCGTCAGACGGAGGCGAACCTCACGGCTCAGCTCAGCCTGCAGGAAG atcaAATCGAGGCCCTGCAGCAGAACGTGACCCAGACGGTCCTAGAGACCATGTCCTGCTACAATCTGAACACTGCTGCTAAGAGTCACATGCTGGCCGCTGAGAACCAAATCAAAGCTTGCGAGGTGGGACGGCAGTACCTGCAGAAACAGCT TCAGAAGTGTAAAGAAGTGGAATCTGAAGCTCCATCACAGCTGCAGCCGCAGGCGGCCACGACCCGCCCCTCCTCCCCCGCTGTCACCGCCTCACCCCTCGCTGGTATTCCTGTGCTGACGCTGCTCGTCTTCAGCGCTCTGCATCTGATAACTT GA